The Falco biarmicus isolate bFalBia1 chromosome 1, bFalBia1.pri, whole genome shotgun sequence DNA segment TGGGGTCCCCAGGGTGagatccccccctcccccaggtgCCCCCACAGAAGAGGGGAGAGGACTGTCCCGCGTAGCCTCTCCAGGTCTGGATcacccacccctccccaccacgCCGGGGACAGAGTGGTCACCGCTGGGTTGGGAGCCATACGCCGCCCCAGGGGCACTGCTGCGGGCGGCACAGCCGGATCAccgggctccccccgcccggtCCCGCCAAGGCGGCGCTGCCCACGCGTGAGGCCAGCCCGAAgcgggcccggcccccccgccgtACTTACGCTGGGGAGCGGGCCAGGCCGGCGGCCGGCCGGGCGATCCTGACGGTGACGGGGCTGCGCAGcgggccggcccggcgggcCCAGGGCGCGCTCCGGGGCGAACAGCTCTCCCAGCGGGCGGCAGGCAGCCCGACCGGCACAGGGCTCCGGGCCTGCGGCAGCGGGtagcggcggcgcggggcctGCGGCGAGCAGTGCGGGACCCTGCGGGGACAGAGGGGTCAGCACCGGGCCGcggggctcccgccgccccccgcccgccccgctccgctccccccgCGCTTACCCCAGGCCgaggcggcgcggcggggccctcccggcccggcccgagGCAGCGACCGGGCCCCCGTTGGCGGCGGCTTTCCCGGGCGGGCGCGGCacgggcgggccgggccgcatCGCGCACCAGGCCCCCGCCGCGCCCAGCGCCGCCGCGCCCAGCAGCGcgccccgcagcagcagcaggcaggccaGGGCCAGCGCCAGcgccagggccagggccagcgCCAGGGCCAGCAcggcccgccgctccccgcgccccgcgcccggcccgcaGCCCGCCATCGCCTCCcagccgcgccgcgccgcccgcccgcccggcatGCACTGCGCGACGCGGGGCGGAGCTtgccccggcggcgggcggggcctGGGCCGAGTGGGCAGAGCCAGGCCGCGCCCCGCCTCCGCGCCCGCGCGTGGCCTCCCCGGCTCCCCGGCTCCCCGCCCCGGTGTCCCCATCCTCATGCAGGTAcccccgtgccagcccacccgCCCCGGGTCCGCCCACCCTGGCCCCTGCCCGCATGTTCCTGTTTCCCCATCCCCGCTCCAAAGCCAGGGTCCTCGTTTCCCAACCCCCGCGTCCCCccatcccctgcagccccccgcaCCACTCCAGCCTCTGCGTGTGTCGCCgtcccccacagccccagcccctgtggTCACCCGCGTATCCCCCCACCCTGACCACGTGTGAGCAAACACCGCAGGCACCCGAAGGCACATGTCCCCAGCCCGGCAAGTCCCTGTCCCTGGTCTCCAGCGGCGGCAGGGCCAGCTCCTCCGTGGCCAACCCCTGtcccacagccctggctggggggtgCCACCGTCtccgccctgccctgctgggctggggacatGCCACCCCACGCAGCGCTGGCCACCGTGGGAAAGCCACTCttgtgggctgtgctgctgggtccCCGGGGACGTGGATATCCAGGGGAAcgctcccagctgcctgccaccCCACCGTGTCTCTCAGAGCAGGGGACCGCAGCAGGGATGGTGGCATGCTCGGGGAGGGGACATTCCCAAGCATCTCCCTTGTCCATTGTgtcccctcccgcccccccgaCCAGCATGGCACCATCCCCACGGGGCAGCAGAAGCCCCGTGACATGGCCCTGCCAGGGTgaccctgcagcacagctagGGAAGGCAGGTGGCCTGCACGCCCTCACACCCCTGAAGTgtcacccccccaccccccacccccctcaggAAAGGACACGGGTGGTGGGGAGGCCAAAGCCACCCTTGCTTCTCTGGGCTGAGGTCCTGGTCTCCTCCAAAGCAACGGGAGGTGACATGCAGAGTGGTCCTGGGGACCAAGCTGGTAGGTGGACATCATCCCCAGGACATCACCCAGGTCACCCCAACACCACCCCCAACACCACCCCCCCAGTTATTTTTTAGGGGGTGCTGAGCACACCCACGATTGCAGAGCCCCAGAACCCCCATGGTGACACAGGTTCCCTGGTCCCCACCCAGAgccggcagggctgggctgaagGCTTTATTGAAAAATCAAAAACCACACGACatagtaattattattatacaacgagggaaaaaaaaaataatcaacccAACCTGCAGCAGAGGGACATCCCCGCCGTCCCCATcaccagcccccagcaccagggactgcgccccccccccagcgcccAGCCAAGATACCAAGAGGAGGAGAAGTGGTCTTGGCCAAGTGGTGCTGCTGTCCCCGAGCCCCCACAAACCCCtcggtgccccccagccccaacccGGCCTGGAGGCCTGAGGTAGTTGGGGGTACCCCATGCAGGAACACCCACCCCCGCCTCCAAAAGAGCGGGGAGGGTTTTGGGGCTCCCTGTGCCCTGCAGGAACAGGATGGTTGGTATTGCATCCAGAGGGGAGCAGGTCGGGTACcgcagcacaggctggggggcagtgggagCCCCGGGGGGTCCCTGGCAGGTTGGGGGCAGGAAGCGGGTGTgttggcagcagggctggctgggggatGTGGGGACACTGGGTGCCCACGCGGTGGATGGCTGCGCTCTGCTGCGCGTTAGGGGGTGGCAGCCCCGAGGCCAacctggctgggcagggggctgcaggtgggtccCACTGCTCTGAGCACCAGCCAAGGGCTAATGGACCTCGCTGGGAAAGCACGCGGTGACAGCCCAGCTACTCTGGGCAATGCCACCGCTTCCTAAAGGGAGAAAGGCCAGATCCTGCACCCCCAGCACACCCCGAGGGGGCTGGTCGGGCTGTCTCCCCTGCAAGGAAGCGGCAGCTGCCTgaaggcagggtgcaggcagcgATATGCTGCCAGGCTGGCAAGGACACCCTGGCCCTGCAAGGGGCACTGGCAGGATCATGGTGATGACCATGAGGGACAGGGACACTGCTGCAGTCTGACATCACTGTTCCTGCTGCAGCAAGATGAGCTGGGGGACCTGGAGCTGGCAGATGCCCCCCACTGCCCTCCAAGCCCCCTGCTTCAAGGCACAAAGGTTccctggctggtgccagccccacagctgcccctgcccatgggaaTGCCAGCACCAATCCTCCGTGCACTGAAGAGAGTGGTGAGGACACAGGGGTGGCACCAGCCTGGAGCAAGCAAGCACAAGGAGCTGCTTGCTCTGGCTTCAGGGTGCTCTGGTTTTGGGGCACCCTGGCTGCCTCCCAacccttctgtgctgctgccctagagccaccccccatccccaggaGCTGGTGGCTTGTGCGGTGGCACCAGGGTGGCCCAAACCCACACCCAGCACCTTGCGGAGGGTTTATTGCTGGCATGAACACAGTGATCTgtcagggcagggcagcccagctctgggAGGTGAGGGCATTTTGGGAACCAGGGACAGGCATGGGGTGCAGGAGCTCATGGCAGCACCCTCCCCACTGCCCGCCccactccctcctcccagcactGTTCCCGGCACCCTGGTCCCATGGGCCGGGTTGTCCCACAGGAACGCTCCCCTGATGCTGCAGTGGCCAAAGGCATTCGGTATCCCCGCTGAAGCAGGGGGGACACACCTAGCACcaagccctgcagcatcccaaaAGCTGGCTCCCGACCCAGCTGCACCCTGGGGCCCTGGGCACCGTGGCAGGCTCCTTCGCAGGGCGGGGGGGCATTCGCACCGAGCCAGGGACTGGGTTAAGGCTGGAGAAGCAGCGAGAGGCAAAAGAAACCTGACTGCTCTCGCTCAGCCAGAGCCGGCTCAAAGAGTTCAGAGAATCTGtgcaaaaacaaaactaaaggGTTaaagacaccccccccccggaGACACCCCCCTAACCCCAAGCAGCTCTAATAAATACACGTGCGGTTTGCGGCTGGCGTCAGGCCGGCAAGCCCTTGCTCCGGCCCCGGGCCTTGCCAGGCAGCTCTGGTGCGCTGGAGGCAGCTCTTGGCGGGGGGCGCGGAAGATGTGTGCTTCGGGGTGGCTTCTGCACCTCTTTACTGTGGGTCTTCTCAAAAGGCTGCACTGAGCTGGGTCCCAGCCCGCTGTAGGGGGTCCCCCCCCTGCAGGCTGCTTCTGCCGCTGCTTCTActctgcagctggggaaggcaaGAGAAGGTAAGGGGCTGGGGGATCCGTGCAGTGccccccagcatccctctgccccATCCCCCTGGGCCGCCAGGTCTTCACAGGCCAGCAGAGCCTCAGCAGCACCTGAGCACCCTGCCCAGCAGTGATGCAGGTCCCACAGGCACTTGCACAGGTTGTGTCCCCACAGCTTTGCCTACGTGCTAACTTATCCCCAGACTCCACTTGTGCCAGCTGGAGTGAAGCCCATGCACGCTCGCTGCCTGGCCCACAGGCAGGGCTTCCCCATCCTGTCCCACTCCTCCCAGAGCAGCttcccagcctggagcaggacTGGGATTCACTTACtgtcctcctcccagccctctgccacTCCTGCCAGCTCGTAGTGCTTCTTGCGCAGCTCCCCCAGCTTCTGCCgctctttctgcagctggttTTCCAGCTCCAGCACCCGCACCTGAAGGACATCACGCACACCATGGCCAACCCGCAGCCTAGCACAGCACCTAGCTGGCATggagctgtgtggggctgggcaccCCTCCTTCACACCCATTATCCCCCCAGTATCAAGCCCAAAGAGCACCAAGGTACATCCCATGAGTGCTCTGATGGCAAGTggtcctggggagggggatcAAGCTcaggtggctgctgcctgcgcAGGCAGGTGTGGGCAGGGCAACCCGCATGGGCACCCCAGGAGGGGGAactccccagggctgccccacgccaggcagaggtgggtgctgtggggcagcaggcagacaggggcagggggaggcccagggctgctgtgccatGATGGGGATGGTGTCAGGGAAGGCTTGACGACTACCTGCATGTGGCTCCCGGGAAAACGGATGGCAGCCTTCCCATCTTGGCGTCTCCCCaggagctggtgctgcctggggccaggcagctgggcagggtACCCCATTCCACTGCATTTGGTGccccccccacctctcccccagccccagcagtcTCCCCCTTGTTAGCCCAAGCAAGGCACCAGTGGGCGTGTACCCCAAAACATGGGCAAACCTCCTACCTGCGAGTCCATCTCCTGACGCTTGATCTGGGTGAGTGTCATGCTGGAGAAGTCCATGCTGTCTGCGGAGGACAtcaccaccagccctgctcaAGCTCTGCTCCCCAGCGCGGACACCCCGGCAGCTCCGTGCCGCTGGCAGGGTCTGCCACCATGCCGCACGCCGGCAGCAAGCGAGGGGCAGTGGCAGGCAGAGCCCACTGGGGCACAGCCACCCAAGAGGGCACGTGCAAAGAGCGGAGTTTTCGGGGCAGGTCTATCGTCCTGCGGCCCCACACTTACCTTTCTCCTCCACCTGCGACTTCCCAGCTTTGGTGGAGGCTACCACGCCGGCTGTGGCCTGGTTGACACCCCGGGAGGCTTGCTGGAGCTTACAAAGGTTGGCGCTGTCTTTGTCAGCCTTCACCTGCCGGGGCAGTGAGCACTTAGGGCTGCCGGGCAAGCAGAAGACCAGCCCCGCAGTTTGGGGTGACCACACGGTGCCCCCGGGTCACCCCAAACCATGGCTAGGGGAGCAGCGTCCTGAGGGGCTCCTACCTTGGAGGCTGCTAccagctgggcagtgctggcGGCGATCTCCCGGGAACAGACCATCAGCTCCTCGAACGTCCCCTTGCCTTGCACCACCAGATCGGCCGCATCgctgcaggagggcagagaggggctggagcatcctCCCACCACCTCAGTCCCCTCCCCGTGGGgacagcagcaccctgccaccCTCTCCCCGCTCTGGTGACAGTGGCACTTACACCATGACGGTGgcaccccaccccaccgccTTGGAGGCGGAGATGAGACCCTCGGTCCACCGGGAATTCTTGGCGTAGAACTCCTTGGGGGACGCTGCACCCTGCCATTGGGAAAGGCATGGTCACACTTTGGGGACaggggggtgggcagggctggggacccccaaACCCCTTGCTCTCAGGGAAATGGAGTACGTCAAGGTTTCATTTAGGATGTGCGTAGCAGCTGGGGAGACAGTGAGCCCAGGGGGTCATGGGGTCCCCCACATGGGAAGGGGGATCAGGGACCTCTGTGACACCCCAGGGACCATGGCCATGGTGAGACGCCGGGGCTAGGGCAGAAGCTCCTGGCAGCCAGCGTTGATGCCCCAACAGGCCAAGCTTGGAGCAGCAGGTCCCCTGCAAGTGTGCGGTGACCCACGGCtggcccagctcctgctgccccatgcTGTGCTTGCACCCCTGCCCGTGGCTCACCCGTCCGCTCTCCACGATCTCTCTCTGGAGGTCCTTGGAGGCCAGGACCAGGACATGGATGGCCTGCATGAGGCCCGTGCAGGAGCCCAGGATCCTGCGAGACAAGCCCCACTGAGCCCCACATGTGGGGCAGGGAGACCCcagagctgtggggcagccactctgcctgcagccctgggccccagcctgcctgcctggccccCTCCAGTGCCCCGGCCCCTGCTCACCTCTCATTCACTTCCAGTTTGACCCCAGTGTCACCAGCTCGTGCCTTACTCAGCATCTCCTGGTGGAGGGGGGAGAGGATGTACTGAGCCAGTGGTCCCGGCAGGCAcggcacccatgggtgccttGCGACACACAGCAACCCTCACCTCAATCCGGGCAGCTGCTGTTTCAATGGCCGCTGCCGTTGCTGCCATCTCCTTGTCCACCAGGTcacccagctcctcctgcttcATGTCCAGCCCTCTGGgccgcagctcctgcagagGGGACAGGATGAAAGGGACCGTCCGGGGGTGGCATAGCCCCTCTGGCAGTGCCCGCCGTGGCCTGACCCCGTCACACCAGCCCTCCTGGGGCACCCACCTCCCCGATGGCGCTGATCTGCCTCAGGCAGGTTGTCACCAGGCTGCAGTCGGCGCCTTCCACTGTCCCTGGGTCTTGCAGGGCACTGAGGTAGCTCACAGCCTTGCTGCCGCACTGCTTGCACATCTCCAGCAGACCTGCGCAGGCAGCACAAGAGGCTGAGGGTGCTGCACGTGGGGACAGGGCCACCCAACCTCTgtctgccccagctcctgcccaccctggcccctgcctgccccagcatccTACTTGCCCCAGCATCCTGCCCGCCCAGTCCCCTGCCCGCCCTGGCCCCTGCCATCGGGCAGCACTCACGGTCGGCAGGCTCCATGGGGGCCATGTGGGAGGTAGCGCTGCCCTGCAGGAGGGTGTCACTGACAAGGTGGGCGAAgagggccaggcagggcagcagggagcccaCAGCTGCAGCGGGAGAGCAGAACACGCCTCAGCCTTGGCGGGTGCTGCCcctttcccccagcccagcccccacCAGCGCTGCTGGCTCTCACCTGCGTGGTTGGAAAGGTATTTGCTGTGTGCGTCCCTCAGCCGCTCCACACACTCGGAGGCCGCTAGTGTCCTGGACAGGAGGCAATCTGCAGGCAGACAGCAGGCAGGACTCAAACGCGGGGCGTCCCTGCGTCTCTGCCGCTGGGATAATGCCAGGTTTGCCAAGCACCAGGGAACTCACCTGCTGAGCCGGTGCAGCCGATGTGAGCCGGATCCTCCAGGCGACTGAGGGCATCCTGCACCATCCGCTCCGCCTCCTGCgcagtgccctgcagcagggcgAACTGCTCCTCGGCCAGGCGCCgctgcagtgcctgctcctCACCTTCCTGCCAAGCCAGCGCAGGCATcatgcccctccccccccatgCCAGGGATCACCCCCACTCCCCATCACCGCCTCCAGCTCCACCAGAGCCCTGCAGCTCAGTGGGGAGGGAGATGCCCAGTGCTGGTGGTGCCCCCAGGGTACCTTGTCTCTCAGCTGGGTCTGCAACGTCTCCAGCTCCATCTTGCTGCTCTCCTGCTCGCGGCTGAGCAtgtcctgcagctgcttcagctCGGTCTGCAGGGCAGCCATCTCCTCCCCGTGCCGCTCCGCTGCCAGTCTCAGGCTGTCCCTCTCCTGCTCCAGACCAGCAATCTGGGTGCTCTGCTCCGCTCCTGCCTGGGTGGGCACAAAACAGTGGTCAGGGCTGTGCCAAGGGTGAACACTCATTTAGGATCCTGGTTTGGGCTGGGTACATCGCAGTCCATGCAAGTCAGAGCTCTGCATCACCCACCACCTGGCAGCACCCttgcagcacccacagcctcGCATGAGGCCAGCTGaggctccctggggagccctTTTGCTTtaccagtggaaaaaaaaaatcacttctgctATGACTGTCAACATCCCgacagaggaaaagatgaaGGGCACTGGCTCCTAGCCCTggagccagctctgcctcacccttgtcctgctgcagaGTCTCTGCCCACCCCAGGGACAGGCAGCTCCATTTTCCTGCCAGTTTCTGGCTTCTACAACAAACCTGGACACCCCTGCTGTCCTGCACAGCTTTGCGGGCACGAAATACCCTCTGGCACAGCAGCAAGCTCATGCAAAGGCTCGCAATGCAATGGCACGCTCCCTGCCTGGGTTTTACAGTGGGCAGGGCCGCCTTGCCTGACGCTGCTCTTGCAGGGATTTTGTCCAGCGATTTGTGCTGGCCATTGCTCTGCATGCTCTTGTGCCCAGGAGCGTTAAACCCCCTGATATGATCATTAAACCTGTCTAGatgtggggaggaagaagaCAGGGAGTTGGTTATCAGGCCAAGGATGGCTAATACCTCCTGACTGGGTGATACCTCGCCCAAGCACCATGACGGCAGGCAGGCCACTCCTTCGCCcaggctgcctgccccagggcagTGGTGAGGCTGGCAGGGGCCACCCACGGTCTCTCACCTGCGTGCTGGACTCCAGTGTGCTCTGGAGGATCTGCAGCTCCTGtctgctggctgccagctcccGCTTCAGCGTGtccagcacctctgcctgctcctgagACTGCAGGCAAGAAGAGAGGTTACTGGCAATGGTGTTCCATGGGGAAgctcccatcccatccctggcatgtgtccccccaccccatccctaCTCACCTTCCTCTGAGCCTGCTCGCTCACCCGCTGGAAGGAATCCTCCAGCTCTTTCCTCTCCCGCTCCACATCCCCCTGGGCCTGCCTGGCCGCTGTCACCTGCTTGGTCACCTCCGCATTCTGGTGATGGCAGAGAGGGGGCTCAGTGACCCCCGCTATCAGGGGCACGGATGGGAAAGGCGATGCCGAGGGAGTTTCAGGGAGCCCACCTTCCGCAGCAGGTCAGCGTGGTTCTGCACCAGCTCACTGTACTTCTCCTTCAGCTTGCTGTAGCGCTGCTCGTTGGCCTGCGCCCGTCCTGCCATGCACGCAGGGATGCCGAGGTGAGCGCCCAGGACCCCCACCCTGGGGCTCACCCTCACCCCACGCTGGATGCCAGCTCTCCCCACTCACTTTCAATCTCTGTCAGGCTCCTTTGTGCCTTCTCAGTGTCCTCCCGCTGCTTcttcagctcctccagctctgcgCGCAGGAACTCACTCTCGTCCTGCGCCTGCTGcttcaggtgctgctgctcagccagctCAGCCTCTAGCTCGCTGGCGCGACCGCGCAGCTGCACTGCGCCCCGTGCGCTCTGCAAGGATGGCAGGCAAGCAGGCACTGTCCAGTGCCTACCGGTACTGTCTGGTGGCCACCGAATGGCTAGCATCCCAAGAGCCGCACATGCAGCAGGGTGAAGCACTAAGGATGCTGGGCAGTGGGAGTGagcctcctccccaccctgcccagcagggacacagccccCTGGCACACGTAGAGACCCCTGTATGGGCAGGAATGGCTGCACCAGGGATGCAGAAGCCAtcagggacagggcaggacaGAAAGGGTCATGACCTTGCCCACCTGGGGACGCAGCCACCATCCCACCAGCCCCATTCCCAGTGTGAGTGCTGGGTCTCATCCTGCTCCTGAGTGCTGCATGAGCGCTCACTGTGTGACACCACTGGATAGCTGTCACCCACCTCAGCCTTGAAGTTCTCCAGCTCCTCCCTCAGGGCTGCAATCTCCCCATAAAGCTGCTCAATTAACCGTTCCCTGGGAAGGAGAGACACCAGGTACATTGTCATTGCCACCAGCCACGCCGGTGCCATGGGGATGCATCCTGGGAGGGGAGGCATCCCCTGTGCCACCGCAGCTCCTTCGTCACACCAGCCTGGAAGGTGGCTGTGGTGCTGTGCCGGGGAGGGAGCTCCTAGTCCAAACTCATCTGCCTCCGCGGCATCACCAGGACTGCTTACTTGTCATCCTTATTCATCCCGTTCTGGCTGTTGAAGTTGAAGGGGTCACTGCTGAAAGAGCTGCCGAAGATGTCATCAAACTTATTGTCAAACAGGCTCTGCGGGGAGAGCAGCACGGACCTGGAGTGAACCCACGACCACCAAGGAGCCCTCGCCCCCCTCCACGTCCCCCGCAGCACCACCAAGCCAGCCCAcgtgctggcagggctgctgcctgggcacCAGGGCTGGatccccgccgccgctcccaGCACGCTGAATGTGCTGGGACATGTTCAACATGGAGCATCTCTGCTCCGTCCCCTCCTAACTTCCGGGGGGGGCAAGATCCCCAAAGTCATGTTgccacacaccccctcccctccccatccgAAACACTCAAGAGCCTGAGGACAACCCTGGGTTGAGAGGGGCGTGAAGACCTAATGCAAGcacacagagctgagctgcCATGTACGCCAAGTATCTCCAGCTGGCCATCACTGGAGGGCACCAAACCACTAAGAAAAGCCCTGTGAGATGAATTCAGCCTGGCTTCAGACCTAGCAGCACTCACAAGTGACACCCAGCACCCACCAAGCCccctgcagggatgctccccTGTGCCTGAGGCCATCCCCACTGTCTCAGCCCCACCGCAGCATGGTTTTGGAGAAATAATCCGAGTCTCAGAGCTGAAGGGCACCCACCATCCCCTCTACATCCCGagggcacaggcagcaccaCAGTGGCTCACCTGTGAGGCCGTGTCCATCTCCACCAGGTCTGTGATGGGCTCGCTGTCAGGTGAGGATGCCTCAGCGGGGATGACCACCACGGGGCTGATGTGCTCCGACAGCGCCGAGGCACGCAGGAAATTGGGAGGGTtctgaggagggaggggagcatggctgggtgctgggggaccAGCACTGCCGCAGGATTTCAGGCACAGTTGGCCAAAATCCTGCCCAGATGCTGAGGTGGTCATGCCCAGACTCGTGGGAATGCAGCCAGGACCCATGGGGACTGATCCTGGCAAGAGCTGAGGGTCAGTGCGCGAGGGGATCCCAGCCAGAGGGACACCTCCATCCCGCAGGTTCCCACCCAGAGAGGGCTGCAAGGATGAGCCTCAGGCCCCACGAGCCCCACGCTGTCACTAGCCCTGGGAAGCCGGGCAAGGCAGCAGGTGACCCTTTTTGGACACCCTCCCAGTGCCACCGGCCCCATTGCTGCTCCTGGCCATGGGGGCCTGGGGGCCACAGGGTCTCACCTCTGGCAGCTGTGGGATCTGAATCAGCCGCTTGAAGTACTGCAGGTTGCTGGAGCGGTAGAAGAGGTCCTTCAGCCTGCAAGGGGCAAGGAATGGTTAGGGACCCAAGCCAGACAGCCCATAGCAAATGCAGGTAGCTCCAaccccctgcctggctccaggaGGGGGCCACTGGGCTGTGCCGGAGGGGACATGGTATGTGCTGCCACCAaacccacagcagctcctgggaagaTCCCATCAGCAGCCTCCCTTCTCTGGCAAAACCTGACTGCTGGAGACTTTTTCCCGTAACGCCAGGACCTGATGAGCAGGGAGAAGGACCTGAAActtgagcaacctgctctagtggGAGATGTCCCTGCCTATAGCAGAGGGGTTAGACTAGATGGTCTTCAAGGTCACTTTAAACCAAAGCACTTGAGTCTATGAATCCATGAGCCGCAGCAGAATGGCTGCACTGGGATGCATCGAGGCACAGCCACCTCTCTGTGCTGTCCTCACCACAGCCAGAGCTTGAAAGGGACAGCAGAGGAACACCACCACTGCTCCCACGATGACCCCAGCCATCAGCGGGTCGGGGGCTTCCTGCCTGGAGGCCACGTCTGCATCATCACCTtcagctccccacagcagcatctcccccagGAGCAGGGCTACCTCCCTTTGGATCTCCAGTTCTGGGGAGGAGTGGCAGTGCCTGGCTGTGCCACTCGgggctcccctcccccccagccaccccagcaggTATCTTGGTACCCACCCCAAGGTCTCTGCCCTGGGTGGTCAGAGCCCATGCACACCCCTGCTATCTGCCGACGTCCATGGCCTGTGTTTTTCCCACAGGCACTGGTTTGCAGTTTGTGACCTGAATTGAGCTGTCCCTCAGTGCCATGACATCCTCCCCCCGCGCTCTCAGTGGTCAGTTTTCATTTCGACTACCCTAAATAATCACGTACCAGAGGCCACGGCACTTCACTGCACGCTCTTTTTTGAgctcatttaaaatacagcgAGAGGACTGGTTCCAGCACCATCGCTGGAGATCACCTCGACATACTCACTGGTACAAAATCCAACCATTTgtctcctctcctttctgcaGTTACTAATCCAGTGCCCTCACATCTCATAGCATCATGCCatgggcagggccccctcctcccagcccaggctgctcccagccccgtcccctgccagggatggggcacccacagccgctctgggcagcctgtgcccgtgTCACCACCCCCGCGGTGCAACATTCCTTCCCTCTGTCCAGCCTAACCCCACCGTCATTCAGTTCAAAGCCGCTgccttgtgctggggaccccggagctggagcagcgctgcggggggctgtgaggagagcggagcagagggggagcatCCCCTCCCTTgagctgctggtgatgcagcccagcaggtgcttggctttctgggctgcaagtgcacattgctggctgaTGTCCCATTTGTCACTCAACAACTCAAGAGTATCCTCCAGTCCTTCTCCTTGGGGTGATCTCCATCCATCCCCCCATGCCCCCACCCTCCAGTCTGTGCTGATATTCGGGATTGCCCCGACcaaggtgcaggaccttgcacttggcctggttgaacttcatgaggttctcATGGACCCACTGTGCTGGCCTGTCCAGGACCCTCTTGGATGCCACCCTTTCCCCCCAGCACCtcagctgcaccactcagcttttCACAGGATAGTTCCATTTTCCCCcagtatttattttggaaataaataatgtatttattttgtaaataaataatgtatttattttggaaataaataccTTACTTCCTACCGCAAatcaccctgcagcagctcatGGCCTCTCATGTACCCAACACCCAGCTCCCCCATGTCACACGGAAGACCCTAATCCCACTCGCTGTTCCCCTGCTGTGCCAAGAGCTGGCTCAGCCCCTtggctgcctccctcccctaTTCCTCGAGCCCTTTTTATGAACCAGCACCGCAGCACCTCTCAGCCCTGGGGCACTGGCAATATTCCAGCAGCATCACACATCCGAGGT contains these protein-coding regions:
- the HIP1 gene encoding huntingtin-interacting protein 1 isoform X4, which encodes MELGKTVSINKAINAQEVAVKEKHARTCILGTHHEKGAQTFWSVVNRLPLSGNAVLCWKFCHVFHKLLRDGHSNVLKDSVRYKNELSDMSRMWGHLSEGYGQLCSIYLKLLRTKMEFHTKNPRFPGNLQMSDRQLDEAGENDVNNFFQLTVEMFDYLECELNLFQTVFSSLDMSRSVSVTAAGQCRLAPLIQVILDCSHLYDYTVKLLFKLHSCLPADTLQGHRDRFLEQFRKLKDLFYRSSNLQYFKRLIQIPQLPENPPNFLRASALSEHISPVVVIPAEASSPDSEPITDLVEMDTASQSLFDNKFDDIFGSSFSSDPFNFNSQNGMNKDDKERLIEQLYGEIAALREELENFKAESARGAVQLRGRASELEAELAEQQHLKQQAQDESEFLRAELEELKKQREDTEKAQRSLTEIERRAQANEQRYSKLKEKYSELVQNHADLLRKNAEVTKQVTAARQAQGDVERERKELEDSFQRVSEQAQRKSQEQAEVLDTLKRELAASRQELQILQSTLESSTQAGAEQSTQIAGLEQERDSLRLAAERHGEEMAALQTELKQLQDMLSREQESSKMELETLQTQLRDKEGEEQALQRRLAEEQFALLQGTAQEAERMVQDALSRLEDPAHIGCTGSADCLLSRTLAASECVERLRDAHSKYLSNHAAVGSLLPCLALFAHLVSDTLLQGSATSHMAPMEPADRLLEMCKQCGSKAVSYLSALQDPGTVEGADCSLVTTCLRQISAIGEELRPRGLDMKQEELGDLVDKEMAATAAAIETAAARIEEMLSKARAGDTGVKLEVNERILGSCTGLMQAIHVLVLASKDLQREIVESGRGAASPKEFYAKNSRWTEGLISASKAVGWGATVMVDAADLVVQGKGTFEELMVCSREIAASTAQLVAASKVKADKDSANLCKLQQASRGVNQATAGVVASTKAGKSQVEEKDSMDFSSMTLTQIKRQEMDSQVRVLELENQLQKERQKLGELRKKHYELAGVAEGWEEDTAE
- the HIP1 gene encoding huntingtin-interacting protein 1 isoform X5, whose protein sequence is MELGKVTVSINKAINAQEVAVKEKHARTCILGTHHEKGAQTFWSVVNRLPLSGNAVLCWKFCHVFHKLLRDGHSNVLKDSVRYKNELSDMSRMWGHLSEGYGQLCSIYLKLLRTKMEFHTKNPRFPGNLQMSDRQLDEAGENDVNNFFQLTVEMFDYLECELNLFQTVFSSLDMSRSVSVTAAGQCRLAPLIQVILDCSHLYDYTVKLLFKLHSCLPADTLQGHRDRFLEQFRKLKDLFYRSSNLQYFKRLIQIPQLPENPPNFLRASALSEHISPVVVIPAEASSPDSEPITDLVEMDTASQSLFDNKFDDIFGSSFSSDPFNFNSQNGMNKDDKERLIEQLYGEIAALREELENFKAESARGAVQLRGRASELEAELAEQQHLKQQAQDESEFLRAELEELKKQREDTEKAQRSLTEIERRAQANEQRYSKLKEKYSELVQNHADLLRKNAEVTKQVTAARQAQGDVERERKELEDSFQRVSEQAQRKSQEQAEVLDTLKRELAASRQELQILQSTLESSTQAGAEQSTQIAGLEQERDSLRLAAERHGEEMAALQTELKQLQDMLSREQESSKMELETLQTQLRDKEGEEQALQRRLAEEQFALLQGTAQEAERMVQDALSRLEDPAHIGCTGSADCLLSRTLAASECVERLRDAHSKYLSNHAAVGSLLPCLALFAHLVSDTLLQGSATSHMAPMEPADRLLEMCKQCGSKAVSYLSALQDPGTVEGADCSLVTTCLRQISAIGEELRPRGLDMKQEELGDLVDKEMAATAAAIETAAARIEEMLSKARAGDTGVKLEVNERILGSCTGLMQAIHVLVLASKDLQREIVESGRGAASPKEFYAKNSRWTEGLISASKAVGWGATVMVDAADLVVQGKGTFEELMVCSREIAASTAQLVAASKVKADKDSANLCKLQQASRGVNQATAGVVASTKAGKSQVEEKDSMDFSSMTLTQIKRQEMDSQVRVLELENQLQKERQKLGELRKKHYELAGVAEGWEEDSK